The following coding sequences lie in one Musa acuminata AAA Group cultivar baxijiao chromosome BXJ3-1, Cavendish_Baxijiao_AAA, whole genome shotgun sequence genomic window:
- the LOC103982931 gene encoding transcription factor SRM1 — MVMEEASCSPSWTREQDKAFEYALATHHEDCDNRWEKIAVDVPGKTIEDIKHHYELLVEDVNGIESGRVPLPCYPSSSEGGDLANEGGGSSKKGCHSHGDSAHGGKASRSDQERRKGIAWTEDEHRLFLLGLEKYGKGDWRSISRNFVISRTPTQVASHAQKYFIRLNSMNKDRRRTSIHDITTVTNGDTPTPQGPITGQINASVATAGKSAKHSLQSAADPAAVGIFGTTIGQPVVGGPLMPAVGTPVNLPVPAGSHIGYPVRTPASISSTTYQMPPTSSGS; from the exons ATGGTGATGGAAGAAGCAAGCTGCAGTCCATCGTGGACTAGGGAGCAGGATAAGGCATTTGAATATGCTCTGGCCACTCACCATGAGGATTGCGACAACCGGTGGGAGAAAATTGCTGTGGATGTGCCTGGGAAAACCATTGAGGACATCAAGCACCATTACGAACTTCTTGTGGAGGATGTCAATGGCATCGAGTCCGGCCGGGTGCCCTTGCCTTGCTACCCATCTTCCTCGGAAGGTGGTGACCTGGCCAATGAaggtggcggcagcagcaaaaagggatGCCACTCTCATGGTGATTCTGCCCATGGTGGGAAAGCATCGAGATCTGATCAAGAACGCAGAAAGGGGATAGCATGGACCGAGGATGAGCACAG ATTATTTCTTCTTGGACTTGAGAAGTACGGAAAAGGTGATTGGAGGAGCATATCTCGGAACTTTGTGATCTCAAGAACACCTACACAAGTTGCAAGTCATGCACAGAAGTACTTTATTCGGTTGAACTCGATGAACAAAGATCGGAGAAGAACAAGCATCCATGACATAACCACTGTGACCAACGGAGACACACCGACTCCTCAAGGGCCAATCACTGGTCAAATAAATGCATCTGTGGCAACTGCAGGGAAGTCTGCCAAACATTCTCTTCAATCAGCTGCCGACCCAGCTGCAGTTGGTATCTTTGGAACTACCATCGGACAGCCGGTGGTCGGTGGTCCTCTTATGCCTGCAGTAGGCACTCCGGTAAATCTTCCTGTTCCTGCTGGATCCCATATTGGCTATCCGGTGCGAACCCCAGCTAGCATCTCATCGACTACCTATCAGATGCCTCCCACATCATCTGGTAGCTGA
- the LOC103982926 gene encoding DNA-binding protein RHL1 isoform X2: MAKRKKESEDEEARPVDPETEEKRRLRSLAFSRKLLRRAPSLPSAPLEPSKAVVRLQGRDLVKRGQRKSRYLFSFPGLLAPLSAGRIGELADLGTKNPVLYLEFPEGRMKLFGTHVYPKNKYLTLQLTKSFKGVTCEDIFESMQIVFADAWWIGQKEENPQELQLEFPKYLSEQGKDAIDYDFKGGAGATVGEQSAGNKPVNKREPLSPETEFEDSLPDDSGNKVEPGTINMATPVRQSARTAGKKLSYAESSGDDSNSSCDAEQPATSPGVTSLELIHKGDEKIVDSCPVPSSVVASTSELVDRKTCSREKLKQTSSSERSKGNLSNGKGTLVQANLSTLFEKVVDKKSKRGVNTSPGTKGPASKRKRAASRKSSEQVEVNGSNKEEPKSSRKKGGKQHVTLQPSEDDSDEDWAM, encoded by the exons ATggcgaagaggaagaaggagagcgAAGACGAGGAGGCCCGTCCGGTCGACCCGGAGACGGAGGAGAAGCGGCGGCTGAGATCCCTAGCTTTCTCGAGGAAGCTCCTCCGCCGCGCCCCCTCGCTGCCCTCCGCGCCCCTCGAGCCCTCCAAGGCCGTCGTCCGCCTCCAGGGCCGCGACCTCGTCAAACGTGGCCAGAGGAAGAGCCGCTACCTCTTCTCCTTCCCTGGTCTCCTCGCCCCCCTCTCTGCGGGGCGGATCGGCGAGCTCGCCGACCTCGGCACCAAGAACCCCGTCCTATACCTCGAGTTCCCCGAG GGAAGAATGAAGCTATTTGGTACGCACGTGTACCCTAAGAACAAGTACTTGACGCTGCAACTCACGAAATCGTTCAAGGGTGTTACGTGCGAAGATATCTTTGAGAGCATG CAGATTGTGTTTGCTGATGCATGGTGGATTGGACAAAAGGAGGAGAATCCACAAGAACTCCAACTTGAGTTTCCTAAGTATCTAAGTGAG CAGGGAAAAGATGCAATAGACTATGACTTCAAAGGAGGTGCTGGTGCCACAGTTGGGGAACAATCAGCTGGAAATAAACCTGTTAACAAGAGAGAACCACTTTCTCCTGAAACTGAATTTGAGGATAGCTTGCCTGATGATTCTGGCAATAAAGTGGAACCAGGAACGATTAACATGGCAACACCTGTTCGCCAGTCGGCGAGAACTGCAGGGAAAAAGCTAAG ttATGCAGAATCTTCTGGAGATGATTCTAATTCTAGCTGTGATGCTGAGCAACCTGCCACCTCCCCTGGGGTCACTTCACTTGAGCTAATTCATAAGGGTGATGAGAAG ATTGTGGATTCCTGTCCAGTACCTTCTAGTGTAGTTGCTTCAACAAGTGAGCTTGTTGACAGAAAAACCTGTTCAAGGGAGAAACTGAAGCAAACTTCATCATCTGAACGGTCCAAAGGGAATCTTTCCAATGGAAAAGGCACGCTGGTTCAGGCTAATTTATCTACGTTGTTTGAGAAAGTAGTGGATAAG AAATCTAAGCGTGGCGTGAATACTTCTCCTGGAACAAAAg GTCCTGCTAGTAAGAGAAAAAGGGCAGCCTCAAGGAAATCATCTGAACAAGTGGAA GTGAACGGGTCTAACAAAGAAGAGCCCAAATCTAGCAGGAAAAAGGGTG GGAAACAGCATGTGACATTGCAGCCATCTGAG GATGATAGCGATGAAGATTGGGCTATGTAA
- the LOC103982926 gene encoding DNA-binding protein RHL1 isoform X1, with protein sequence MAKRKKESEDEEARPVDPETEEKRRLRSLAFSRKLLRRAPSLPSAPLEPSKAVVRLQGRDLVKRGQRKSRYLFSFPGLLAPLSAGRIGELADLGTKNPVLYLEFPEGRMKLFGTHVYPKNKYLTLQLTKSFKGVTCEDIFESMQIVFADAWWIGQKEENPQELQLEFPKYLSEQGKDAIDYDFKGGAGATVGEQSAGNKPVNKREPLSPETEFEDSLPDDSGNKVEPGTINMATPVRQSARTAGKKLSYAESSGDDSNSSCDAEQPATSPGVTSLELIHKGDEKIVDSCPVPSSVVASTSELVDRKTCSREKLKQTSSSERSKGNLSNGKGTLVQANLSTLFEKVVDKKSKRGVNTSPGTKGPASKRKRAASRKSSEQVEVNGSNKEEPKSSRKKGGKQHVTLQPSEVSDETDETSSEPQDDSDEDWAM encoded by the exons ATggcgaagaggaagaaggagagcgAAGACGAGGAGGCCCGTCCGGTCGACCCGGAGACGGAGGAGAAGCGGCGGCTGAGATCCCTAGCTTTCTCGAGGAAGCTCCTCCGCCGCGCCCCCTCGCTGCCCTCCGCGCCCCTCGAGCCCTCCAAGGCCGTCGTCCGCCTCCAGGGCCGCGACCTCGTCAAACGTGGCCAGAGGAAGAGCCGCTACCTCTTCTCCTTCCCTGGTCTCCTCGCCCCCCTCTCTGCGGGGCGGATCGGCGAGCTCGCCGACCTCGGCACCAAGAACCCCGTCCTATACCTCGAGTTCCCCGAG GGAAGAATGAAGCTATTTGGTACGCACGTGTACCCTAAGAACAAGTACTTGACGCTGCAACTCACGAAATCGTTCAAGGGTGTTACGTGCGAAGATATCTTTGAGAGCATG CAGATTGTGTTTGCTGATGCATGGTGGATTGGACAAAAGGAGGAGAATCCACAAGAACTCCAACTTGAGTTTCCTAAGTATCTAAGTGAG CAGGGAAAAGATGCAATAGACTATGACTTCAAAGGAGGTGCTGGTGCCACAGTTGGGGAACAATCAGCTGGAAATAAACCTGTTAACAAGAGAGAACCACTTTCTCCTGAAACTGAATTTGAGGATAGCTTGCCTGATGATTCTGGCAATAAAGTGGAACCAGGAACGATTAACATGGCAACACCTGTTCGCCAGTCGGCGAGAACTGCAGGGAAAAAGCTAAG ttATGCAGAATCTTCTGGAGATGATTCTAATTCTAGCTGTGATGCTGAGCAACCTGCCACCTCCCCTGGGGTCACTTCACTTGAGCTAATTCATAAGGGTGATGAGAAG ATTGTGGATTCCTGTCCAGTACCTTCTAGTGTAGTTGCTTCAACAAGTGAGCTTGTTGACAGAAAAACCTGTTCAAGGGAGAAACTGAAGCAAACTTCATCATCTGAACGGTCCAAAGGGAATCTTTCCAATGGAAAAGGCACGCTGGTTCAGGCTAATTTATCTACGTTGTTTGAGAAAGTAGTGGATAAG AAATCTAAGCGTGGCGTGAATACTTCTCCTGGAACAAAAg GTCCTGCTAGTAAGAGAAAAAGGGCAGCCTCAAGGAAATCATCTGAACAAGTGGAA GTGAACGGGTCTAACAAAGAAGAGCCCAAATCTAGCAGGAAAAAGGGTG GGAAACAGCATGTGACATTGCAGCCATCTGAG GTGTCAGACGAGACAGATGAAACTTCTAGTGAACCTCAG GATGATAGCGATGAAGATTGGGCTATGTAA
- the LOC135628377 gene encoding mannose-specific lectin 2-like, with the protein MALLIVRFATFVGLLAPLGMASTDFVIYSDPPTALLPGQSFQYDLTPQGIPYGPASLSMNHDCDLVLRFHNQKTWATNTTGLGTDCYLTVDSNGEAAVKHDMNYPLWSSGKKSVQGSYAFLLQWNGGLGIYGPAIWSSSNPPSLHNAGNEHPNVTTDYVFYSYSILPIGKILEYKNYKMVLRDDCNLVLEDTATGEIRWQTGTSSTLHDCFVTLDADGEFFVKHNRREVLWQSGARSTSYLYILALRYDGTLGIYGPQIWTTKPFW; encoded by the coding sequence ATGGCTCTTCTCATCGTGCGTTTCGCCACCTTCGTCGGCCTCCTCGCTCCGCTTGGTATGGCCAGCACCGACTTCGTCATCTACTCCGACCCACCCACCGCCCTCCTCCCGGGCCAAAGCTTCCAGTACGACCTCACTCCCCAGGGCATCCCCTACGGCCCCGCCTCCCTCTCCATGAACCACGACTGCGACCTCGTCCTCCGCTTCCACAACCAGAAGACCTGGGCCACCAACACCACCGGCCTCGGCACCGACTGCTACCTCACCGTTGACTCCAACGGCGAAGCCGCCGTTAAGCATGACATGAACTACCCGCTGTGGAGCAGCGGCAAGAAGTCCGTCCAGGGGAGCTACGCCTTCCTTCTGCAGTGGAACGGCGGGCTCGGCATTTACGGGCCCGCCATCTGGTCCAGCTCCAACCCGCCATCACTGCACAACGCCGGCAACGAGCACCCCAACGTCACCACCGACTACGTCTTCTACTCCTACTCGATCTTGCCCATCGGCAAGATCCTCGAGTACAAGAACTACAAGATGGTCCTGCGAGACGACTGCAACCTGGTGCTAGAGGACACGGCCACCGGCGAGATCAGGTGGCAGACCGGCACCAGCAGCACGCTGCACGACTGCTTCGTCACGCTCGACGCCGACGGCGAATTCTTCGTCAAGCACAACCGCCGCGAGGTCCTGTGGCAGTCCGGCGCGAGATCCACTTCCTATCTCTACATCCTTGCACTTCGTTATGATGGAACGCTTGGTATATACGGTCCTCAGATTTGGACGACCAAGCCGTTCTGGTAG
- the LOC103982918 gene encoding uncharacterized protein LOC103982918: MGSLSHERKSDTGASFPSSISSSPSPSPSPSLCSSNSSGAKYIEHNVSKLDTLAGIAIKYGVEVADIKRINGLVMDLQMFAHKSLLIPLPGRHPSSPPIRSNGFVDNRDRTPICHPQRDVLDSPQPLKSKSQQHREISSAMCSLRRYYDLPQHERSPTAEGTEMTLYKTGGALNSKDEPLPKVSPASNSQPRRSRGFINSFLSEEGDLMQELLVSRSGDSSDGENSKTDKPVRRRQRADVDPFGISEAVVKDESQSLLGRMVRGLTPKQLLVSYNDTESARQSTSSLEESLVANGFLAVRKSSSTPSLQESENDSVWTSSSKWTSKPDIVTRPIFYGLSKQISVWRSKAALD, translated from the exons ATGGGATCTCTTTCCCATGAGAGGAAGAGCGATACCGGTGCTTCCTTCCCGTCGTCGatttcttcctctccctctccctctccctctccctccctttgttcgtccaattcttcgggtgCGAAGTACATCGAGCATAATGTGTCCAAGTTGGACACGCTTGCTGGCATCGCCATAAAATACGGCGTCGAG GTTGCAGATATCAAACGGATTAATGGTCTAGTGATGGATCTTCAGATGTTTGCTCACAAATCATTGCTTATTCCTCTTCCTGGAAGGCATCCCTCATCTCCTCCTATTCGATCTAATGGTTTTGTTGATAACAG GGATCGGACTCCTATCTGTCATCCTCAGAGAGATGTCTTAGATTCTCCCCAGCCATTGAAGTCGAAATCCCAACAACATCGTGAAATCTCGTCTGCCATGTGTAGCTTGCGAAGATACTATGATCTTCCACAACATGAAAGGAGTCCTACAGCTGAAGGCACTGAAATGACCTTATACAAAACAGGTGGTGCACTGAACTCCAAAGATGAACCACTTCCTAAAGTGTCACCGGCTTCTAACTCACAGCCTCGGAGGTCAAGAGGTTTCATCAACAGCTTCCTTTCGGAAGAAGGTGACCTTATGCAAGAATTACTAGTCAGTAGATCGGGGGATTCCAGTGATGGTGAGAATTCCAAGACCGATAAGCCTGTCAGGCGGCGTCAGAGAGCCGATGTTGATCCTTTCGGCATCTCCGAGGCAGTTGTCAAGGATGAGAGCCAAAGCCTCCTAGGAAGGATGGTGAGAGGGTTAACCCCAAAGCAGTTGCTAGTGAGTTACAACGATACTGAGTCGGCACGCCAAAGCACAAGTTCATTGGAGGAGTCTCTTGTAGCCAATGGGTTCCTCGCAGTAAGGAAGTCATCAAGCACCCCGAGTTTGCAGGAATCAGAAAATGACTCTGTATGGACCTCTTCTTCTAAATGGACTTCGAAGCCTGATATTGTTACAAGGCCAATTTTCTATGGTCTATCGAAACAGATCAGTGTTTGGAGAAGCAAAGCTGCTCTAGATTGA